The Streptomyces capitiformicae genome contains the following window.
AGGCCCGGGCCCTGCAGGGCGGAGATCCTCTCTCACCCTCCCGGCTGCCGGAGTCACCGGATCGCCTCCCCAGTGCTCCCGGTCGTCGCGCTGCGCTCACGTGGGTCGTTGCGGACGCGGTCGGCCTTTTCGACGGCGACCGCGTCCGGGCCGAATGACTGGAGGTTGTTCCAGTCGAGGGTGTGGTGTCTACGGCCGCGGGTCCTCAGACGCAGCCCGCGATGCGTGGCGGTGACGGTGCAGGCTGCGACCGTTCCCACCATCTCTGCTGTTGTGAGGTACATGACGGCCTTGCCCTGCGCCTGTGTGAAGAGGATCAGTCGCCCTCCTGCGGGTCGTGCCGGAGGTGGCTGCGCAGGCTCGCCGCTTCCGCACCGAACCCTCCCAGGTCGCCTGCGGGACGTCGGCCGCCGCAAGCTGTACGTCCACACCCGCCCGGCGGCCCGACGCGACGCCGGACAGGCGGAATAGGCCCCTGCCTCATGCGGACATCCGGGTCATGAATGTGCCCTGCAGGCGGCGGGCGGTCCGTGGTCGTCGGGTTGCTGACCGACGGTGAGGACCTGCTGGCCGTTGTCGGTCAGTAACGCGATCATCAGCGCGGCACCGCCGGCGTTGAGGTCGATCGCCCAGGTCACCGGGGCGCCTTCGCTCAGCTCCAGCACGTCGGCGATCAGCTTGAGCAGGGCGGTCTCGTCGTTGTCCACCCGCCGCGACAACAGACGCTTGCCGTCCGTGTCGAGCACCACGCAGTGATGCGCGGCCTTGCCCGCATCCGTACCGGCCCACAGTTCGGGCACGGCCACCTCTGAAGTCGTATCCGTTCACAGCCCAACAGACGACCTCGCCAGCGTGTCCTTACCAAGCGATCTTGTGCCGCGCATCCCAATGAGTGGTCGAGTCGTCGTGGGATGCCGAGCGGCCAATCCTTTCAAGCCACCAACAGGCGGACACCCACGAGCCACACCCAGCATCCCTGGGTCTTTCGATCCTACGAGTGACCGAAACCAACCCACCTACAACGTAAGGACCCCGACCCGCACAGCGCGCTGGACGCGCTGCGCGAGGACGTGCGGCGGCACGCGGCCGGGCCGCCGCACGACGACGCCGCGATGCTCCTGCTGCGCTACCACGGTCATGGAAAGGGAAAATCTGTTCCGACCGGTTGAGCGCGCGGGTGCCTCGGCGCGTAGAAAGGGAGGCATGGCGGAGCGTAAGACCCCTGTAGGGGGCGTGGACGATGTCGATGCGGTCACTCGTGCGGTGCTGACCGCGTCGCGGTTGTTGGTGGCGGTCTCGGCGCGGTCCCTGGCCGAGGTCGAGGAGCGGGTGACGCTCCCGCAGTTCCGCATGCTGGTGGTGCTGTCCACCCGGGGTGCCACCAAACTGGTCGTGCTCGCGGACCTGCTCCAGGTGGCGCCGTCCACCGCCATGCGCATGGTCGACCGGCTGATCGCGGCCGGGCTCGCCGACCGTCAGGTCAACCCGAACAACCGCCGCGAGACCATGCTCATGCTCACCGACGAGGGGCGGCGCACCGTCGCGGACGTCACCGCCCGGCGGCGTGCCGAAATCGCGGCGATCGTCGAGCGGCTCGCTCCGGAGCAGCGGGGGGCGCTCGTCGGGGCACTCACCGCGTTCAACGAGGCGGGCGGGGAGCCCCCGGCCCCGGAGGCGGACGACGCGGAGCCGTATCCGCTGGGCTGGATGGACACGACGGTGGGGCGTGGCGCCTGAGGACGAGTCACCGTCCGCCGCTCCCGCCAGTTGAACGCTGTTCGTGGAATTCCCGGCCCGCTTTGTGTCCCCCTTGACGAGTTTTGCATAATGCAAGGGAGTGGTGTCCGGTTGCCGGGGCCCGGCAGCATACGCCGCTCCCGGATGTGCTGCTGAAGGCGGTGCGGGTCGTTGGGTCAGCGCGCCACTATAAGGGCGCTGCGACTCGTGGACAGCGGACGACCCGGGGGTGGAGAAGCGC
Protein-coding sequences here:
- a CDS encoding MarR family winged helix-turn-helix transcriptional regulator — encoded protein: MAERKTPVGGVDDVDAVTRAVLTASRLLVAVSARSLAEVEERVTLPQFRMLVVLSTRGATKLVVLADLLQVAPSTAMRMVDRLIAAGLADRQVNPNNRRETMLMLTDEGRRTVADVTARRRAEIAAIVERLAPEQRGALVGALTAFNEAGGEPPAPEADDAEPYPLGWMDTTVGRGA